The following nucleotide sequence is from Nocardioides eburneiflavus.
GCTCCAGCTGCACTCCCGCATGGAGGCCGTCATGTACGCCATGCGCGAGAAGTTGTTGGACCTCCCCTGAGGCTGCGCTGAGGCTGTCGGTCCGCTCTGGTTGAGTGCCGTCCGTGACGGAGACCCTCACCAAGCTCCAGGCCCGCCGGATCGCGCTGGCCGCGCAGGGCTTCACCGACCGCGCGCACGCCACGCCCTCGTCGAAGACCCTCGACCGCACGGTCGCGCGCACCGGCGTGCTCCAGGTCGACTCGGTCAACGTCCTCCAGCGCGCCCACTACATGCCTCTCTACTCGCGGATGGGCCCCTACGACGTCGACCTGCTCCGGCGCGCGACGACGTCGACCGGGCGACGCGAGCGCACCCTCGTCGAGTACTGGGCGCACGTGCAGGCGCTCATGCCCGTCGACCTGTGGCCGCTGATGCGGCACCGGATGGAGCACTACCGCGCCGAGCGGGGCAAGTGGGGCTTCACCGCCGACGCGACGCTCGAGCCACGCGTGCGCGACGCCGTCCGTGACCGCGGGCCGGTCACGGCCCGCGACCTCGAGGAGGAGCTCAGCACCGGGCCCCGCTCGCGCGAGCACTGGGGCTGGAACTGGTCGGAGGCCCGCAAGGTGCTCGACTACCTCTACCTCGTCGGCGACGTCGCCATCGCCGGTCGAAACAGCCAGTTCGAGGTCGTCTACGACCTCCCCGAGCGGGTGCTGCCGGCAGCGGTGCTGGACGCGCCGACGCCCACCCCGCAGGAAGCGGTGACCGAGCTCGTACGCCGGGCCGCCCGCTCGCACGGCGTCGCGAGCCTCGCCTGCCTCGCCGACTACTACCGGCTGCGCCTCCAGCCCGCCCCGGGTGCGGCGAGCGCGAAGGTCGCCGTCGAGGAGCTGGTCGAGGCCGGAGAGCTCGCCCCGGTCACCGTGCAGGGGTGGAAGCGGCAGGCCTACCTCCACCGTGACGCCCGGACGCCGCGGCGGGTCGGCGCGCGCACCCTCCTCAGCCCCTTCGACCCCGTGGTGTGGGAGCGGGCACGAGCCGAGGCGCTGTTCGACTTCTTCTACCGGATCGAGATCTACGTCCCCCAGGACAAGCGCCTCCACGGCTACTACGTGCTCCCGTTCCTGCTGGGCGACCGGCTCGTGGCGCGCGTCGACCTCAAGGCCGACCGCGCCACGCGACGGTTGCTGGTCCCGGGCGCCTTCACCGAGGCCAGCGCTCCGCCGGAGACGGCCGACGAGCTGGCCGCCGAGCTGCGCCGGCTGGCGGGCTGGCTCGGGCTGGACGACGTCACCGTGGGCGTCAAGGGCGACCTGTCGCCGGCATTGGGTGCCGCGTTGGCGGGGTAGGTACAGTTACCACTCGTGCCTGCCATCATCGACAAGCTCCTCCGCATCGGCGAGGGCAAGATCATCCGTGAGCTCGAAGCCGTCGCCAAGGCCGTCAACGCCATCGAGGACGACTTCGTCAAGATGAGCGACGACGAGCTCCGCGGGATGACCGACGAGTTCCGCGAGCGGCTCGCCAGCGGCGAGACCCTCGACGACATCATGCCGGAGGCCTTCGCCACGGTGCGCGAGGCCAGCAAGCGCGTGCTCGGCATGCGGCCGTTCGACGTGCAGGTGATGGGCGCCGCCGCGCTCCACCTCGGCAACATCGCCGAGATGAAGACGGGTGAGGGCAAGACCCTCGTCGCGGTGCTGCCGTCCTACCTCAACGCCCTGGCCGGCAAGGGCGTCCACGTCGTCACCGTCAACGACTACCTCGCGAAGTTCCAGTCCGAGCAGATGGGTCGCGTCCACCACTTCCTGGGCCTGACCACCGGCGTGATCCTGCCGTCGATGCGTCCGGCCGAGCGTCGCGAGGCCTACGCCTGCGACATCACCTACGGCACCAACAACGAGCTCGGCTTCGACTACCTGCGCGACAACATGGCCGACTCGGTCGAGGAGTGCGTCCAGCGCGGCCACAACTTCGCCATCGTCGACGAGGTCGACTCGATCCTCATCGACGAGGCCCGGACCCCGCTCATCATCAGCGGTCCGACCCAGGACGAGGTCAAGTGGTACGCCGAGTTCGCCAAGATCACCAGGACCCTGGTCCGCGAGACCGACTACGAGGTCGACGAGAAGAAGCGCACGATCTCGGTGCTCGAGCCGGGCATCACCAAGGTCGAGGACCACCTCGGCATCGAGAACCTCTACGACTCGGTCAACACCCCGCTGATCTCCTTCCTCAACAACTCCATCAAGGCCAAGGAGCTGTTCCGCAAGGACAAGGAGTACGTCGTCATGGACGGCGAGGTGCTCATCGTCGACGAGCACACCGGCCGCATCCTGGCCGGCCGTCGCTACAACGACGGCCTGCACCAGGCGATCGAGGCCAAGGAGGGCGTGACCGTCCGCGAGGAGTACCAGACCCTCGCCACGATCACCCTCCAGAACTACTTCCGCCTCTACGACAAGCTCTCCGGCATGACCGGCACGGCCATGACGGAGGCCTCGGAGTTCGACAAGATCTACAGCCTGGGCGTCGTGCCGATCCCGACGAACCGGCCGATGCAGCGCGTCGACAACGTCGACCTCGTCTACCGCACCGAGGAGGCGAAGTACGAGGCGGTCGCCGACGACATCGCCGAGCGCCACGAGAAGGGCCAGCCGATCCTGATCGGCACCGTCTCGGTGGAGAAGTCCGAGTACCTCTCCAACCTGCTCAAGAAGCGCGGCATCCCGCACACCGTCCTCAACGCCAAGCAGCACGCCGACGAGGCCAAGGTCGTCGCCCTGGCCGGTCACAAGGGCGCGGTCACCGTGGCGACCAACATGGCCGGTCGAGGCACCGACATCATGCTGGGCGGCTCTGTCGACTTCCTCGCCGACCAGGAGCTCCGCAAGCAGGGCTTGGACCCGGTCGAGGCGCCGGAGGAGTACGACGCGGCCTGGCCGGCGATGGTCGAGCGGATCAAGGCGCAGGTGGCGGCCGAGCACGACGAGGTGCGCGAGCTCGGCGGCCTCTACGTCGTGGGCACCGAGCGCCACGAGTCGCGTCGCATCGACAACCAGCTGCGCGGCCGCTCCGGCCGGCAGGGCGACCCGGGCGAGTCCCGGTTCTACCTGTCGCTGCAGGACGAGATGATGCGGCTGTTCAAGTCGGAGTGGGTCGACCGCATCCTCACCGTCCTCAAGGTGCCCGACGACGTGCCGATCGACGCCAAGCGCGTCAGCAACGCGATCGCCGGCGCCCAGGCCAACATCGAGTCGCAGAACTTCGAGTCGCGCAAGAACGTCCTCAAGTACGACGACGTGATGAGCCGGCAGCGCGAGGTCATCTACGCCGAGCGCCGTCGGGTGCTCGAGGGCGCCGACCTCGGCGAGCAGATCCGTGGCTTCCTCGACGACGTGGTCGCCGGCTACGTCCGCGGCGCGACGGAGGGCTACGCCGAGGAGTGGGACCTCGACGGCCTGTTCACCGCGCTCAACCAGCTCTACCCGGTCGGCCTCACCAAGGACGGCATCGTCAAGGAGGCCGGCGGCCTCGAGGGCCTCACCCGCGAGAAGCTGGTCGAGGACCTCCAGCGCGACGTGCAGGAGGCGTACGACCGTCGCGAGGACGAGATCGGCGAGGAGGTCCAGCGCGAGCTCGAGCGGCGCGTCATCCTGTCCGTGCTCGACCGCAAGTGGCGCGAGCACCTCTACGAGATGGACTACCTCCGCGAGGGCATCTACCTGCGCGCCTACTCCCAGCGTGACCCGCTGGTCGAGTACCAGCGCGAGGGCTTCGACATGTTCGCCGCGATGATGGACGGCATCAAGGAGGAGTCGGTCGGTTTCCTGTTCAACCTCCAGGTCGAGGTCGAGCAGGACGACGACGAGGGCGCCGAGGCCGACGAGCCGGAGGAGGTCATGGCCGCGGCGCCGCAGGTCTCCGCCGCCACCCCGCAGATCGACTTCGCCCAGGCGCAGGCCCACGCGCCGACCATCCGTGCCAAGGGCCTCGACCGGCCGAACCGGCCGCAGAACCTGTCCTACAGCGCGCCCTCCGAGGACGGCGAGGCCGAGGTGCACGCCGCCCCGGCCGCCGAGGACGACCCGTTCGCCGGCGTCGGTCGCAACTCGCTGTGCCCCTGCGGCTCCGGGCAGAAGTTCAAGCGCTGCCACGGAGCCCCCGGCGGGGCCACCGGTCGCGCGACCATGGGTGGCTGAGCAGCCGGCCGGCTCCGTCTCTCACCGCTGGTTGAGCAGCGAGTGCAGCGAGTGTGTCGAAACCCAGGTCTCTCGACAAGCCAGGGTTTCGACAGGCCGCTGCGGCCTCGTTCCTCGGCCGCAGGCCATGCTCAACCTCCCGTCGCCCACGGTGCGTCTCGTTCCTCGAGGCACCTGCGACGTCACTCAGCCCATCTGCAGGGCGACGCACTGCCAGCGGTCGCGCACGATCTCGAAGCGTGCGGCGACCGCCCGGGAGCGCCTGCCGTAGCGCACGTGCGCGCTGGCCTCCACCGCGTCGTTGCGGATGAGGGCGGTGCGTACGCCCACCACGACCGGCCGGGCCGGGTTGGGGCCGCGCCCCTGGCCCGGGGCCGAGCCGGCGGCAGCGGTCACGGTGCGGGCCCGCGCCGTGAGGTCCTCGTAGACCTCGGGGACAGCGTGCCGGAGCACCTGGGTGACCGGGCGGTCGCCGGCTCCGATCTCGACGACCGCCTGCAGGAACCGGCCGACGAAGGCGTCGACGTGCTCACGGGTGGCGAGCTCCACGACGACGAGGTCGCTGCTGCGCGCGCTGCGCAGGCGCGGCCGTGGGGGAGCCGTACGGGGCGTGAGGTCGAGTGCGAGCGACCCCTGGACGCTGGCCAGTGGTGCGCGCGGTCGCAGCAGGACGACGTCGGCCTCGGCGGTGTCGGGTGTGCTCATCATCGTGCTCCGTCCTCGTCGGTGTGGGTGCGTGGGTCCGTGGCCGGCAGGCGCAGTGCCTGCCCGGGGTGGATCAGGTCAGGATCCGCGCCGACCACGTCGCGGTTGGCGGCCCAGATCGCTCGCCAGCGGCGCTCGACGTCGTCGCCCCGCGCGGGATGTGCCTGCGCGATGGACCAGAGCGAGTCGCCCGGGCGCACGACGTAGCGCTCGCCGTGCCCGGACCCGGTGCGCGTCGCCGCCACCGGTCGGGTGCGGGGCTCGGCGGACGGGGCGGACGGGGCCACGGCCCGATCCGGGAGGGACAGGCCGACCAGCTGCTCGACGGCCCGCCCGGCGTCGCCGCCGCCGTCGGCGTGTGCGGGGACCGCTGTCCCGGCGACGACGGCGACGCCGCAGGCAAGCAGCACCAGTCGTCGGGTCGTCCCGTCCCCGCTCGGGGCCGCCCCCGCGAGGACCTGGGCCGCGGTGGCCGAGGTGACCAGCCACAGCCACCCCAGTGCCACGGCCAGGAGCGTCGCGCAGCCGGCGACGAGGGCGTCGGCGACCGTCTGGTCCGCCGGAGCGGCGGCGCCGGCCGCGCGCCACGAGCCGGGCACCGTGCGCCCGGCCAGCAGTGCGGCGACCGTGACCGTCAGCCAGACCACGATCGGTCGCCCGCGATCCATCATCCCCCGAGACATCCGCATCCTTTCGTTTGCGTGTGTTTGCGTCATTCAACGGAGGTTTGGTGGCGGTGTCAAAAGTTTCTCCACAGCCGGGGGGCAGTCGCGGGTCTCGATACGTCCGGTCGCGGCCTCGTTCCTCGCCCGCGCGGCCACTCGACCTCCCTCGCCACGTCCCGATCGACTTCGTCGATCGCGACTAGGCTCGGGACATGTCCTGGGAGCACGACCTGTTCGCGCTGTTCGACGACCTGGAGGGACAGGCGGCGGCTGCCTGGGAGGCAGACCGGGAGGCCGAGCTCGCGGACCGGGCGCGCACCGAGTACGGCACCGTCACGCTCGCCAGCCGGCTGATGGCCTCACGCGGCCACGAGGTGGCCCTCGACCTCCCCCACGTGGGTCGGGTGGAGGGACGGCTGGACAGGGTGGGGGAGCAGTGGTGCCTGCTCGGCGGGGTGCGGCAGGACTGGATCGTCCCACTGCGCGCGGTGACGGCGGTCCGAGGCGCCAGCGACCGCTCCGTGCCCGAGGTCGCGTGGTCGCCGATCGACCGTCTCGGCCTGCGTGCCGCCCTGCGACGACTGGCCGACGCCGGCGCCCGGTGCCTCCTGCACCTCGCCGACGGAGCGCGCCACGAGGCGTACGTCCATCGCGTCGGGGCCGACTTCCTGGAGGCGCGGGACCCGGCCGACGGCGAGCTGCTCGTGCCGTACGCCGGGCTGGTCGCGGTGCAGAGCCGAGAGGACTGACGGGTCAGGCGGAGGTCAGGTGGCCTCGACGTCGTAGGGCGGGACCTGGCCCTCGGGCAGCGCGGCCTTCTTGACGGCCCGGGCCTGCTCGCGGTCGACCTCGGCCATCGCCTCGGTGATGTGCTTGCGCACGATCGTGCGCGGGTCGAGGTCGCGGAGCTGGAGGTCGGAGTACTCCGGGCCGAGCTCGCTGCGGAGCTCGTCGCGGGCGTTGTGCGCCAGGCCGCGGGCGCGGTGGAGCAGCTGGGCGGCCTGCCGGGCGAGGTCGGGGAGCTTGTCGGGACCGAGCACGACCACTGCCACCAGGGCGATCACGGCCAGCTCGAGCAGCCCGACGTCGAACATGCCTCAGAACCTACTGCCTCGGCGTGATCGCGCGATCAGAACTTGCTGGAGGGGGTGAGGCCGAGCTGCATCCCGGCCAGGCCGCGGCCGCGCCCCGACAGCGCCTGCGCGACCCGGGTGAGCTCGCGGGCCGCGGGGGCGCCCGGGTCGGCCTCGACGATCGGCTTGCCGACGTCGCCGCCCTCGCGCAGGGAGATGTCCAGGGGGATCTGCGCCAGGACCGGGACGTCGTAGCCGAAGCGCTCGGAGAGCGTGTGCGCCACGCGCTCGCCGCCGCCGCTGCCGAAGACCTCGAGCCGGTGGTCGTCCTCGGCGGGGCAGTGCGGGCACGGGAGGTAGCTCATGTTCTCGACCACGCCGACGACGCGCTGGTGCATCATCGAGGCCATCGTGCCGGCCCGCTCGGCGACCTCCGCCGCTGCTTCCTGCGGAGTGGTCACAACGACGACCTCGGCACTGGGCAGGTGCTGGCCGAGCGAGATCGCGACGTCGCCGGTGCCGGGGGGCAGGTCGAGCAGCAGCGCGTCGAGGTCGCCCCAGTAGACGTCGGCGAGCATCTGGACGAGCGCCCGGTCGAGCATCGGGCCGCGCCAGGCCACGACCTGGTCGCGTCGCGGCTTGAGCATCCCGATCGAGATCACCGAGACACCGCTCGCCGTCGGCACCGGCATGATGAGGTCGTCGACCTGGGTGGGACGGGTGTCGGCCACGCCGAGCATCGCGGGGACGGAGTGGCCGTAGATGTCGGCGTCGACGATGCCGACCTTGAGGCCCTCCTTGGCGAGCGCGAGGGCGAGGTTGACCGTGACCGAGGACTTGCCCACGCCGCCCTTGCCGCTGGCGATCGCGTAGACCTTGGTCAGGGAGCCGGGCTGGGCGAAGGGGATCTCGCGCTGGGCCCGGCCGTCGCTGAGGATCTCCTTGAGGCCGGCCCGCTGCTCGGCGGTCATCACGCCGAGGGTGAGGTCGACCGAGGCGACGCCCGGGACCTTCGTCACGGCGGCGGTGACGTCACGGTTGATGGTGTCCTTGAGCGGGCAGCCGGCCACCGTGAGCAGCACGTGGACCGCGACCGAGCCGTCGTCGGCCACCTCGACCGAGTCCACCATCCCCAGGTCCGTGATCGGACGCTTGATCTCCGGGTCGTTGACGGTCGCCAGGGCGTCCATGACCTGCTGCTGCGTGGGGGTGCTCATGATGGTGAAGTCTACGAGCCGCCCCGCGACGTCACGGTCCCGGCTCGTCCTCCGGCGTCCGGCGGGAGAGGTCCTCGATGTCGCCCATCAGGCTGCGCAGCTCGGAACGCAGGAAGTCACGGGTGGCGACCTCGCCGACCGCCATCCGCAGCGACGCGACCTCGCGGGCCAGGAACTCCATGTCGGCGTGGGCGCGCGCGTTGGCCTGGCGGTCCTGCTCGGCGACGACCTTGTCGCGCTGCTCCTGCCGGTTCTGGGCGAGCAGGATCAGCGGCGCGGCGTACGACGCCTGGAGGCTGAGCATCAGGGTCAGGAAGATGAAGGGGAACTCGTCGAAGCGCAGGTCGTCCGGAGCGAGCGTGTTCCAGGCCATCCAGACGATGACGAAGAGCGTCATCCACATCAGGAACCGGGCCGTGCCCATGAACCGGGCGAACTGCTCGGCGAACGAGCCGAACGCGTCGGCGTCGTAGGCCGGTCGCCGCACGAACGAGCGCCGGGTGTCCCGCGGGGTGTCGAGGCGTGGCCGGCGGTTCTCGCTCACCGGGCACCTCCCGTGCTGCGCCGGTCGTTGATGGGGCCGGGCCGCGGGGACCGGTCGCGCCAGCCCTCGGGCAGCATGTGGTCGAGCAGGTCGTCGACAGTGACCGCGCCGAGGAGTCGGCCCTCGTCGTCGACGACGGGCGCCGCGACGAGGTTGTAGGTGGCCAGGTGGGCGGCGACCTCGTCCATCGAGGCGTCCGGGCGCAGCGGGTCCATCGACTCGTCGAGCGCGGCCGCGACGAGCGTCGACGGCGGCTCACGCAGCAGCCGCTGGATGTGCGCGGCGCCCAGCAGCCGCCCCGTGGGGGTCTCCAGCGGCTGCCGGCACACGTAGACCAGCGCGGCGAGGGACGGCGTGAGCTCGGGGTTGCGCACGTGGGCCAGGGCGTCGGCGATCGTGGCGTCGGGGGAGAGGATCACCGGTTCCGGTGTCATCATCGCGCCCGCGGTGTTGTCGTCGTAGGACATCAGCCGCCGGACGTCCTCGGCCTCGTCGGGCTCCATCAGGCCCAGCAGGGTGGCGGCGGTCTCCGGGTTGAGGTCGGCGATGAGGTCGGCTGCGTCGTCGGCCGACATCTCCTCCAGCACGTCGGCCGCGCGCTCGGAGTCGAGGTGCTCGAGGATCTCGACCTGGTCCTCGTCGGGCAGCTCCTCCAGCACGTCGGCGAGTCGCTCGTCGTCGAGGGCGGCGACGACGGCCGTACGCCGCTCGGGCGGGAGGTCGTGGATCATGTTGGCCGCGTCGGCGGGCCGCATGTCGTTGAGCGCCGCGATCAGGTGCGTGGCTCCCTGCGACGGCTCGTGGCGCGTGAGCCCGGTGACGTCGCGCCACTCCACGACGTGGGTCTGGCCGCGGCGCCGGAACCCCTTGCTCGGCTCCTGCACCGCCACGCGGGACAGCACCCAGTCGCGGTTGCGGGCCTGCTCCATCGCCACGTCGTAGACCACCCCGGTGACGCCACCCTCCTTGGCGGAGTCCTTGATGGTCACCGTGCGGTCGAGCATCTCGCCCATCACCAGCGTCTCGGTGGAGCGTTGCACGAACCGGCGCATGTTGAGCAGGCCCGTCGTGTGGACCTGGCCGCTGTCGATGTTGGTGATGCGGGTCATCGGGACGAAGATCCGGCGCCGCCCGAAGACCTCGGCGACCATGCCGAGCACGCGCGGCTGGCTCGTCTCGGTGCGGATCGCGACGACCAGGTCGCGCACCTTCGCCACCTGGTCGCCCTGGGGGTCGAAGATCGGCAGCCCGACCAGCCGGGCCACGAAGACGCGGGTCGGCGTGGTGCTCACGGCGGCAACGTTAGCGTGCCGCTAGGCTCGTCGGACCACGTCCGAAGCGCGTCGCCGCCCGGACGGGTGGTGTAGCCTGTCGTCGCACGAGTCACTTCTGTCACATCGACCGGGTCGTGCCGATGCGTCCACGACGCGTTGGGGGGCGCGGTCGAGTCACCTCGACGCCGCCACTTCCCCGACGACTGTGAGGCCCGCATGTCCGGCACGACCGCTCCTTCGCGCACGTCCGTCCGCCCGTCCCCGGGCGGCCTCCGCCGCCTGTGCGCGATCGGCGCGACGCTCGCCGCCGCACTCGTCCTCGCTCCGGCCGCGCCCGACGCCGCCGGTGGCGCAGCCGAGGCCGCTCCCGCGGCAGCCCCGGTCGCGGCCCGTGCCACCGAGACGGCCCAGACCACCCCGGCCACGTTCTTCCGGGTGGCCAACTTCAACGTCCTCGGCGCCGACCACACCGCCCCCGGCGGCAACCGCAAGGGCTGGGACCCGGGCGTCGTACGCATGGACCGGGTCGTGACGCTGCTCAAGGACAAGGGACCCGACGTCGTCGGCTTCCAGGAGTTCCAGCCGCCGCAGGCCACCCGCTTCGCCGAGCTGATGGGCACCTCGTGGCAGACCTACCCGGGCCTCAACAACCCAGCCGGCCCGTCGGTGAACTCGATCGGGTGGAGCACCGCGGTGTGGACGCTCGTCGAGGCCCGGACGATCCCGATCCCCTACTTCGACGGCGTGCCCAGCCGGATGCCGGCCGTCCTGCTGGAGAACAACGGCACGGGTCGTCGCGTGTGGTTCTTCAACACCCACAACCCGGCCGACACCCGCGGTCCGGCCCAGCAGTGGCGCGACGCCGGCTTCGCGATGGAGGTCGCGCTCGCCAACGAGCTGCGCGCGGCGTACCCCGGAGTGCCGTTCATCTCCCTCGGTGACAAGAACGAGCGCGGCAGCGACTACTACTGCGTGGTCGCGCCCGGTGCCGACATGTGGTCCGCGAGCGGCGGCTACGTCGACGGCTCCACCTGCCAGCCCCCCGCCGGGGGCGCGATCGACTGGATCATGGGCACCAAGGACGTGTTCTTCAACGGCTACACCCGGGTGTGGAACAAGTTCGTCTCCCAGACCAGCGACCACCCCCTCTACTACGCCAACGCGGTGATCCCGGCCTCCGCCCCGGTCGGCGTCGACCACGTGGTGGTCGTCGCGGTCCCCGGCCTGACCTCGACCGTCGTGCGCGGCACCAGCGCACCCGGCGAGGCGGCGCGGATGCGCGACAACGGCGCGTCGACGACCAACGCCCGTACCGTCACCGAGAGCACGGAGGCCGACGCCAACCTGTTCTCGCTGCTGAGCGGCCGGCGGGTCTTCCCCAAGCGCGGCGGCCACGGCGTGGGTTCGAAGAAGAAGCTCCCCGCCACCGTGCACTCCTCGGCGGGCCAGTACGTCTCCAGCGTCTTCGACCTCGCCCACAACATGTCGAACCGCACGATGTTCCTGTCCAGCCGCCAGGCGACCCAGCTCGTCCTGCGCAGCTACAACCGCAAGACCGGCGGCAAGGACCCCTACGGCGTCGACGACGGCACCGCGAAGATCGACACCTTCAAGATCAAGAAGGACGACGCCACCGCGGTCGGCCAGTGGCGCGACAAGATCGCCAAGCGGGCGGCACGCCTGAGCGTCATCGAGCTGGGCGGCGTCCTCGACGAGGGCCTCGACGGCGGGTTCCGCGGCCCGGCCTACCAGAAGGCCGTCCGCAAGGCCTTCCAGCG
It contains:
- a CDS encoding Rv3235 family protein, with the protein product MSTPDTAEADVVLLRPRAPLASVQGSLALDLTPRTAPPRPRLRSARSSDLVVVELATREHVDAFVGRFLQAVVEIGAGDRPVTQVLRHAVPEVYEDLTARARTVTAAAGSAPGQGRGPNPARPVVVGVRTALIRNDAVEASAHVRYGRRSRAVAARFEIVRDRWQCVALQMG
- a CDS encoding endonuclease/exonuclease/phosphatase family protein, which encodes MSGTTAPSRTSVRPSPGGLRRLCAIGATLAAALVLAPAAPDAAGGAAEAAPAAAPVAARATETAQTTPATFFRVANFNVLGADHTAPGGNRKGWDPGVVRMDRVVTLLKDKGPDVVGFQEFQPPQATRFAELMGTSWQTYPGLNNPAGPSVNSIGWSTAVWTLVEARTIPIPYFDGVPSRMPAVLLENNGTGRRVWFFNTHNPADTRGPAQQWRDAGFAMEVALANELRAAYPGVPFISLGDKNERGSDYYCVVAPGADMWSASGGYVDGSTCQPPAGGAIDWIMGTKDVFFNGYTRVWNKFVSQTSDHPLYYANAVIPASAPVGVDHVVVVAVPGLTSTVVRGTSAPGEAARMRDNGASTTNARTVTESTEADANLFSLLSGRRVFPKRGGHGVGSKKKLPATVHSSAGQYVSSVFDLAHNMSNRTMFLSSRQATQLVLRSYNRKTGGKDPYGVDDGTAKIDTFKIKKDDATAVGQWRDKIAKRAARLSVIELGGVLDEGLDGGFRGPAYQKAVRKAFQRVAAIRRSIAKQPEMAGRTLLVVTGTGGAQKSKGSSRTWAQSYRVPMWVTGPGVPADSDLYELNPSFTSPGKQQVGYSGAQPIRVGDLTNLVTRTLGLPPVPGSSMDPEQRFQVFDPLLVPGS
- a CDS encoding Mrp/NBP35 family ATP-binding protein produces the protein MSTPTQQQVMDALATVNDPEIKRPITDLGMVDSVEVADDGSVAVHVLLTVAGCPLKDTINRDVTAAVTKVPGVASVDLTLGVMTAEQRAGLKEILSDGRAQREIPFAQPGSLTKVYAIASGKGGVGKSSVTVNLALALAKEGLKVGIVDADIYGHSVPAMLGVADTRPTQVDDLIMPVPTASGVSVISIGMLKPRRDQVVAWRGPMLDRALVQMLADVYWGDLDALLLDLPPGTGDVAISLGQHLPSAEVVVVTTPQEAAAEVAERAGTMASMMHQRVVGVVENMSYLPCPHCPAEDDHRLEVFGSGGGERVAHTLSERFGYDVPVLAQIPLDISLREGGDVGKPIVEADPGAPAARELTRVAQALSGRGRGLAGMQLGLTPSSKF
- a CDS encoding magnesium transporter MgtE N-terminal domain-containing protein, producing MSTTPTRVFVARLVGLPIFDPQGDQVAKVRDLVVAIRTETSQPRVLGMVAEVFGRRRIFVPMTRITNIDSGQVHTTGLLNMRRFVQRSTETLVMGEMLDRTVTIKDSAKEGGVTGVVYDVAMEQARNRDWVLSRVAVQEPSKGFRRRGQTHVVEWRDVTGLTRHEPSQGATHLIAALNDMRPADAANMIHDLPPERRTAVVAALDDERLADVLEELPDEDQVEILEHLDSERAADVLEEMSADDAADLIADLNPETAATLLGLMEPDEAEDVRRLMSYDDNTAGAMMTPEPVILSPDATIADALAHVRNPELTPSLAALVYVCRQPLETPTGRLLGAAHIQRLLREPPSTLVAAALDESMDPLRPDASMDEVAAHLATYNLVAAPVVDDEGRLLGAVTVDDLLDHMLPEGWRDRSPRPGPINDRRSTGGAR
- a CDS encoding LysM peptidoglycan-binding domain-containing protein, producing the protein MSRGMMDRGRPIVVWLTVTVAALLAGRTVPGSWRAAGAAAPADQTVADALVAGCATLLAVALGWLWLVTSATAAQVLAGAAPSGDGTTRRLVLLACGVAVVAGTAVPAHADGGGDAGRAVEQLVGLSLPDRAVAPSAPSAEPRTRPVAATRTGSGHGERYVVRPGDSLWSIAQAHPARGDDVERRWRAIWAANRDVVGADPDLIHPGQALRLPATDPRTHTDEDGAR
- a CDS encoding sec-independent translocase; its protein translation is MFDVGLLELAVIALVAVVVLGPDKLPDLARQAAQLLHRARGLAHNARDELRSELGPEYSDLQLRDLDPRTIVRKHITEAMAEVDREQARAVKKAALPEGQVPPYDVEAT
- the secA gene encoding preprotein translocase subunit SecA — protein: MPAIIDKLLRIGEGKIIRELEAVAKAVNAIEDDFVKMSDDELRGMTDEFRERLASGETLDDIMPEAFATVREASKRVLGMRPFDVQVMGAAALHLGNIAEMKTGEGKTLVAVLPSYLNALAGKGVHVVTVNDYLAKFQSEQMGRVHHFLGLTTGVILPSMRPAERREAYACDITYGTNNELGFDYLRDNMADSVEECVQRGHNFAIVDEVDSILIDEARTPLIISGPTQDEVKWYAEFAKITRTLVRETDYEVDEKKRTISVLEPGITKVEDHLGIENLYDSVNTPLISFLNNSIKAKELFRKDKEYVVMDGEVLIVDEHTGRILAGRRYNDGLHQAIEAKEGVTVREEYQTLATITLQNYFRLYDKLSGMTGTAMTEASEFDKIYSLGVVPIPTNRPMQRVDNVDLVYRTEEAKYEAVADDIAERHEKGQPILIGTVSVEKSEYLSNLLKKRGIPHTVLNAKQHADEAKVVALAGHKGAVTVATNMAGRGTDIMLGGSVDFLADQELRKQGLDPVEAPEEYDAAWPAMVERIKAQVAAEHDEVRELGGLYVVGTERHESRRIDNQLRGRSGRQGDPGESRFYLSLQDEMMRLFKSEWVDRILTVLKVPDDVPIDAKRVSNAIAGAQANIESQNFESRKNVLKYDDVMSRQREVIYAERRRVLEGADLGEQIRGFLDDVVAGYVRGATEGYAEEWDLDGLFTALNQLYPVGLTKDGIVKEAGGLEGLTREKLVEDLQRDVQEAYDRREDEIGEEVQRELERRVILSVLDRKWREHLYEMDYLREGIYLRAYSQRDPLVEYQREGFDMFAAMMDGIKEESVGFLFNLQVEVEQDDDEGAEADEPEEVMAAAPQVSAATPQIDFAQAQAHAPTIRAKGLDRPNRPQNLSYSAPSEDGEAEVHAAPAAEDDPFAGVGRNSLCPCGSGQKFKRCHGAPGGATGRATMGG
- a CDS encoding winged helix-turn-helix domain-containing protein, with protein sequence MTETLTKLQARRIALAAQGFTDRAHATPSSKTLDRTVARTGVLQVDSVNVLQRAHYMPLYSRMGPYDVDLLRRATTSTGRRERTLVEYWAHVQALMPVDLWPLMRHRMEHYRAERGKWGFTADATLEPRVRDAVRDRGPVTARDLEEELSTGPRSREHWGWNWSEARKVLDYLYLVGDVAIAGRNSQFEVVYDLPERVLPAAVLDAPTPTPQEAVTELVRRAARSHGVASLACLADYYRLRLQPAPGAASAKVAVEELVEAGELAPVTVQGWKRQAYLHRDARTPRRVGARTLLSPFDPVVWERARAEALFDFFYRIEIYVPQDKRLHGYYVLPFLLGDRLVARVDLKADRATRRLLVPGAFTEASAPPETADELAAELRRLAGWLGLDDVTVGVKGDLSPALGAALAG
- a CDS encoding DUF1003 domain-containing protein, which codes for MSENRRPRLDTPRDTRRSFVRRPAYDADAFGSFAEQFARFMGTARFLMWMTLFVIVWMAWNTLAPDDLRFDEFPFIFLTLMLSLQASYAAPLILLAQNRQEQRDKVVAEQDRQANARAHADMEFLAREVASLRMAVGEVATRDFLRSELRSLMGDIEDLSRRTPEDEPGP